From the Ascidiaceihabitans donghaensis genome, the window GGGCGCAGTGATCAACGGCACCCATGCGGGCCGCACATCAGACGATGAGATCACGTTGTTTGATGGCACTGGCGTTGGCCTGCAAGACCTTGCAGTGGCAGCACGTGTTGTCGCGTTGGCTGTGGAAAGCGGCGTGGCCATAGAGGTGGATTTTTAAGACCTGCCACCCGGCATCTGCCTAAGGCAATCAGTTAGAATAGCACCCCACCGCTGATCACAGCGGTGGGGTGTGTCGTTTACTTGTTGTTCAAGGACCCTTCCCCATGCCCCTGCATTCCCCCCGAGACTTCCTCGGTTGCTTCATCAGACAGCTCTTCTGGCAGGATCAGGTTCAAAACGATGGCAATCAGCGCAGCAGGTAACAGGCCTGACGTCATCAGAATACGCAGTGTGTCTGGCAGATATTGAACCGCTTTGGGGTCAAGTTGCAAACCCAGCCCAACCGACAGGGCAATCGCAAAGATTACCATGTTGCGGCGGTTCCAGTTCACGTCTGACAGCATCGAAATACCAGCTGCCACAACCATGCCAAACATCACGATCACACCGCCACCTAGAACTTCGATGGGGATTGTGCGGATCACAGCACCCACTTTTGGGATCAAACCGCAGATGATCAAAAAGACCGCGCCGATGGTCACGACATGGCGTGACATCACGCCTGTCATGGCGATCAGGCCCACGTTCTGGCTGAACGATGTGTTTGGAAAGCCGCCAAAGATGCCAGCCACCGCAGACCCCACACCGTCCGCATAGGTCGCACCAGAAATCTCTTTGTCTGTTGCTTCGCGACCCGCGCCACCTTTGGTGATGCCGGATACGTCACCGACAGTTTCTACCGCAGACACAAAGGCCATCAGGCAGAAACCGACAACCGCAGCGATGCTGATTTCAAAGCCGAATTTGAAAGGCATCGGGAAGGCGATCGGCGCCGCGCGGCCCCAGCTTGTGGCGATGCCCTCAAGTGTCACCATGCCCATCGTCATGGCATAGAAGTACCCAACGATGATGCCGATCACGACAGCAGAAACGGCCAACATGCCGCGCGCGTAAAACTTCAGACCAAGCGTCACAAAGATCACAACCAGTGCGGCGGACCAGTTCAATAGCGATCCGTATTCGGGCTTGTTGATGGCGGGCACACCGCCCGCGGCGTATTGAATGCCGACTTTGACAAGGGCCAGACCGATCATCGTCACAACCAGCCCGGTTACCAGAGGCGGCAAAGCAAAGCGGATTTTGCCGATGAACGTCGCGATCAAAGTGTGAAACAGGCCCCCGATGACAACACCACCAAAGAGCGCAGGCAGGGCCTCGACGCCTTTGCCCGCGACCAGCGGAATCATGATTGGAATAAAGGCAAAGGACGTGCCTTGAACGATCGGCAAACGCGCCCCAACCGGTCCCAGACCGATTGTCTGAAACAGCGTGGCAATGCCCGCAAACAGCATAGACATCTGGATAAGGTAGGTCATGTCAGGGAAACCCTGTGCGCCTGCGTCGGACCCGAACCCGAACCCGGCCGCCCCCGCGATGATGATCGCAGGTGTGACGTTTGACACAAACATCGCCAGCACATGCTGGATGCCCAGCGGTACGGCCTTGTGCAAAGCCGGTGTGTAATTTGGATCCCGAAGCTGTTCCGGTGTCCCGATGGATGCATCTGTCATGGTGACTGTCCCTCCCTAGGTGATGCTTTGCGCTGGCGTTTGGCCTAGCTGTTTTTTATTCTTCGATGATGTAGGGCGTTTCGAACCAATGCTCTTGCAGGTTTGCGCCGTCTCCGATGCGGTCCACAACGGCAAACAATCCCGGTTCGAACAAAGGGGTCAAAACGCCGTGCCATGTGCCACGGTGAAAGTTGATCGCTTGGCCCGGTGCTGTGATGAACGCGACTGGATCCTGCGGGGTGCCATTGTCATCACGTGCCACAACCACCAGAAACGGGTCGGCTGACATCGGCACAAAGGCCTGACTGCCCATCGGGTGTCGTTCGACCATTTCAAGCCGAAGTGGCAGTGTTTCCTTTTCGCCCTTGAAGATGCTGATACCTGCCTGCCCGTCCGTGAAATCCAGCTGCGCCTGATCGTGAAAGCGGCCGCATTTGCCCTGATTTATCATCTTGTCGGGGGCACCCGATGCCTGCATCACATCGCCGTAGGGCGCAAAGGCGTCTGCGGTCAGGGTGCTGGTTTTGATGCGGATTGTCATGTCGGGAACTTTTCGATCAGGCGCAATTGCGCGATGCGTTCCACCTGCACGCAGGCTTCGGCAAACTCCGCCGCGCGGTCGTTGCTGATGCGGCGTTCAAATGCCGCGACGATGCTGGCTTTGGTGTTGTCCTTGACGGCAATGATGAAGGGAAACCCGAACTTTGCGGTGTATGCGTCATTGAGTGCTGTGAATGTGGCACGTTCTTCGTCCGTGAGCATGTCCAGCCCCGCGCCCGCTTGTTCTGCGGTGCTTTCCGCCGTCAGCCGGCCTGCGGATGCAAGTTTGCCGGCCAGATCGGGGTGTGCGTTCAAAACCCCAAGCCGTTGGTCTGTGCTGGCACTGCGAAACACCCGTGCAAGCGCCTGATGCACACCGGCTGCGCTGTCATGGGTTGGACCAAGTTCGCCGTCATAGGCCGCTTCTGCGATCCATGCGCTGTGTTCAAAGATGCCGCCAAATTCCGTGACAAAGGTCTTGCGGTCCATTTCAGAAGGGCGTGTCATGGCCACTGGTGGGTGTTCCTTCCTCCAGTGTTCGGCAATCTGGAGCCGTGTGGCGAACCAGACGCCTTCGTGTGACTTCATATGATTGATGGCGCGGCGCAGGGCGGCGGCCCGTCCGGGGCGGCCAATCAGACGGCAATGCAACCCGATGGACAGCATCTTGGGGGCACCCGCCTGCCCTTCCTCATAAAGATAATCAAAGCTGTCTTTGAGATAGCTTTCGAACTGGTCCCCGTTGGTATAGCCCGCCTGAATAGCAAAGCGCATATCGTTGCAATCCATGGTGTAGGGCACGATCAACTGGTCGATCTTTTGTTCGGGCTTTTGTTCGGGTGCCTCAAATTGCATCCAATAGGGCAGATCATCGGCGTAGCTGTCCGCGACATAGGCAAATTGCCCCGTTTCAGCCGCCAATCGTACCGTGTTGTTGGAACACCGGCCTGTGTACCAGCCGCGCGGGGCTTCACCGGTGACTTCGGTGTGCAGGCGAATGGCTTCGGCGATTTGGTCCCGTTCTTCGGCCTCTGGCATGTCTTTGTGTTCGACCCATTTCAAGCCGTGGCTGGCGATTTCCCAGCCGCTGTCTTTCATGGCTGCGACTTGTTCGGGCGCACGTGCGAGGGCGGTCGCGACACCGTAAACTGTTACTGGCAGGGCGCTGAGCATCCGGTGAACCCGCCAAAACCCGGCCCGCGCCCCATATTCGTAGATCGATTCCATGTTCCAGTGGCGCTGACCGGGCCAGGCTGCGGCGCCAGTGATCTCTGATAAAAATGCTTCGGATGAGGCGTCCCCGTGCAGGATGTTATTTTCGCCACCCTCCTCATAATTAAGCACAATCTGGACTGCGATCTTGGCGCCATTCGGCCAATTCGCTGCGGGTGGCGTCGCACCATATCCGGTCATGTCGCGCGGGTATCTTTGCACTTTGGGTCTCCTTGTTAGGGATCTTGTATTTCAAAACAATAGATATGTTTTTCAAAAAAAACACGAAGGAGCGTTTGGAAGGTCAGGGTTTGCGTATTTTGCATTCTATTGTCAGATTGTGCACAAAAATGAGGAGGAAATTAGAGTGTCCGGTTATCTCACGACCCACGTTCTTGACACGGCGCGCGGCTGCCCTGCGCAAGGCATGAAAATTGAGCTGTATAAGATCAATGGCGCAGATCGGGTATTCTTAAAGTCTGTCGCAACAAATGACGACGGGCGCACCGACGCACAAATCTTGCCTGCCGTAGAATTTGAAACCGGCATCTATGAACTGGTGTTTCACGCAGGCGATTATCTGGACCGCACAGGAACACCACCAGAAGAACCGCGGTTTCTTGATGTGATCCCGATCCGGTTCGGCATGTCAGAGGCATCACACTACCATGTGCCACTGCTGGTTTCACCCTTCAGCTATTCGACTTATCGGGGCAGTTGATGCGGTTATGCCGTTTCGTTGAATGATCCGGCAATGCGATCCGACACAAAGTCCATGAACAAGCGCGTCTTTGGGTCCTGATGCCTCCGGTGCGTAAACAAGCAGGCCATTTGAATGGGTTCTGGTGGCGTGTCTTCGCACACCACAACCAACGCGCCGGATTTTAGGTACTGGGCGACTTCAAACACGGGTTTCAGGGCGATCCCGTGACCTGCCAGCGCCCAATCCGTCAACACGTCACCATCATCGCTTTCATATCGTCCCGCGGCTGGAAACCGTTTCATTCCGGACGCAGTCATCAAAGGCCACTGAAATTCCTTGGCGCCTGGAAAGCGCAGATTGAGGCATTCGTGTTTGTCTTTCACAAGGTCTTTGCCTGATGAAGGGTGCCCATGTGATGCAATATATCGCGGGGCAGCGCAAAGAACGCGTTGAACATCGGCGATCTTTTTGATCCGCAAGTTGCTGTCTTCGGGTTGGCCCAGAAAATAGGCAAGGTCCAACCCTTCGGTTGTCAGATCAACCTTTCGGTCCGTCAGCCTAAGCCGCACACTGACGTCGGGATATTCTGCAAGGAACGCTGGCACCTGCGGCGCAATCAACCTGCGCCCAACCCCCAAAGGGGCCGCGACATACAAGGACCCGCGTGGGCTGTCCGTTATGTCAGTGACTTGTGCTTCGGCCGCTTCTATCGATTCCAGCACTTCGCAGGCCCCGCGATAAAAGGCTTCGCCTTGCTCGGTCGCATTCAGGTTGCGGGTTGTCCGTTGAAACAGCCTGACGCCCAGATGGTCTTCCAGCTGCGAGATTCTTGATGACGTCACAGCCGGCGAAATGCGCAGATCACGTCCGGCCGCGGACATGCTGCCAAGCTCGTAGACACGAACAAAGGTGCGGATGTTTTCGAAATAGGACATTATATTGCTTTTTTTGATACAGCTTGGCTTTTCATAGCAATACCAGAACAATATTACCTCGACTAGTATGCCTTCAAATCCGAATCTCGAGAGGTAGGAATGTACGATTTTGCAATAATCTGGGACTGGACCGCCTTCTCGGTTCGGTGGCTTCATGTGATCACAGCGATGGCGTGGATCGGGGCCTCTTTCTACTTTATCGCTTTGGATTTGATGCTGAAGCCAAGTGACACCCTGCCTGCGGGGGCGTCCGGTGAAGAATGGGAAGTCCATGGCGGCGGGTTTTACCACACCATCAAATATATGGTTGCGCCTTCGCAGATGCCTGCGCATTTGACTTGGCACAAATGGCAAAGCTATTCGACGTGGCTGTCGGGGGCTGCGTTGCTGATGATCATGTACTGGGTGGGCGGTGAGATTTTCCTGCTGGACCCGACCAAAGCGGATTTGTCGTTGTTTCAGGGCATTCTGATTTCAGGTGGGTCCCTGACAATTGGGTGGCTGGCCTACGACCAGATGTGCAAATCAAAGCTAAGTGACCATCCGACATTTTTGATGCTGCTTTTGTTTGCGATTTTGGTGGTCATGTCCTGGGGCTATAACCAGATATTCACGGGGCGTGCGGCCCTGCTGCATCTTGGGGCCTTTACGGCAACGATCATGACGGCAAACGTATTTTTCCAGATCATGCCAAACCAACGCATCGTCGTGCAGGACCTCAAAGAGGGCCGCACACCGGATGCGAAATACGGCAAGATCGCCAAGGTCCGGTCCACCCACAACAACTATCTGACTCTGCCCGTTGTGTTCTTGATGCTGTCCAATCACTACCCGCTGGCCTTTGGCACGCAATACGCATGGATCATCGCCAGCTTGATCTTTTTGACCGGCGTAACAATCCGCCACTATTTCAATACCATGCACAAAACGGGCAAAGGCCCACATTGGACATGGGCGGTCACAGTCTTGCTTATGATTGTGATTGCGTGGCTGTCTTCCGTCCGCCCGACGGTCACCCTCGAAGAGGCCGAAGCCCGTCCGCTGACCGCTTATGAACAAAAGTTCGCTTCTGCCGAAGGGTTCGACACGGCATATGATATTGTGCGCGGCAATTGTTCCATGTGCCATGCGCGCGAACCGTTCTGGGAGGGGGTCAGGTGGGCCCCCAAGCATGTCTATCTTGAAACGACAGGTGACATCGCACGGCAGGCCGAACAAATCTATCTTCAGGCTGGTTTGACCCATGCCATGCCGCCCCCGAATGCGATTTCGACCATGACACCGGAAAATCGGGAACATATCATCGCCTGGGTACAGGCTGCCCGTGCAACAGACTGAGATTTGACAATGTTCCTTGGGTTGATCGGGTATGGCGGTATTGCAAAAGGACTGTTGGACCTTGTGTCACGCACGGGCGTGCGCGAAGTGACCGTTCTTGTGCGCCCGTCGACAGATGTGGCTGCTCTGGCGGAAACGGCAAACAAGGGTTCAGACATTCCAGTCAGGTTTGTCACGGCACTTGATGCATTTGCCGCAGCAAAGCCATCGCTTGTTGTGGAATGTGCGGGGCACGGTGCGGTGGGCAGCCACGTTCCAGATTTGCTTAGGCAGGGTTTGGATGTGGTCATAGCTTCGATTGGCGCTTTGGCAGACGAAGACTTACATCAAAAGATCATCAAGGCCGCGCAAACCGGAAAGTCCCGCTTTATCCTGCCAAGCGGTGCGATTGGCGGTCTCGATATTCTGCGCACAGCTGCACAAAGCGGCAAAGTTGATGTCGCCTATTGCGGCATCAAGCCGGCACTGGCATGGACCGGAACTCCGGCCGGTGATGTTTTGGACCTTGCGGCTTTGACGACGGCCACGCCGATCTTTTCGGGGTCTGGTCGTGAAGCTGCAATCGCCTATCCGAAGAACGCCAATGTTGTGGCGGCTCTTGCTTTGGCGGGTGCCGGTTTTGACGATATGACAGTCGAATTGATTGCTGATCCGGACGCCACAAGCAACCAGCACAGCTACACGGCGGTATCGCCTGTGTGTCGCTTTTCGATGTCGATTGGGTCTGTGCCATCGGCGGGAAATGTGAAGACGTCCATGACAACGATCTTAAGCA encodes:
- a CDS encoding urate hydroxylase PuuD, whose translation is MYDFAIIWDWTAFSVRWLHVITAMAWIGASFYFIALDLMLKPSDTLPAGASGEEWEVHGGGFYHTIKYMVAPSQMPAHLTWHKWQSYSTWLSGAALLMIMYWVGGEIFLLDPTKADLSLFQGILISGGSLTIGWLAYDQMCKSKLSDHPTFLMLLLFAILVVMSWGYNQIFTGRAALLHLGAFTATIMTANVFFQIMPNQRIVVQDLKEGRTPDAKYGKIAKVRSTHNNYLTLPVVFLMLSNHYPLAFGTQYAWIIASLIFLTGVTIRHYFNTMHKTGKGPHWTWAVTVLLMIVIAWLSSVRPTVTLEEAEARPLTAYEQKFASAEGFDTAYDIVRGNCSMCHAREPFWEGVRWAPKHVYLETTGDIARQAEQIYLQAGLTHAMPPPNAISTMTPENREHIIAWVQAARATD
- the puuE gene encoding allantoinase PuuE is translated as MQRYPRDMTGYGATPPAANWPNGAKIAVQIVLNYEEGGENNILHGDASSEAFLSEITGAAAWPGQRHWNMESIYEYGARAGFWRVHRMLSALPVTVYGVATALARAPEQVAAMKDSGWEIASHGLKWVEHKDMPEAEERDQIAEAIRLHTEVTGEAPRGWYTGRCSNNTVRLAAETGQFAYVADSYADDLPYWMQFEAPEQKPEQKIDQLIVPYTMDCNDMRFAIQAGYTNGDQFESYLKDSFDYLYEEGQAGAPKMLSIGLHCRLIGRPGRAAALRRAINHMKSHEGVWFATRLQIAEHWRKEHPPVAMTRPSEMDRKTFVTEFGGIFEHSAWIAEAAYDGELGPTHDSAAGVHQALARVFRSASTDQRLGVLNAHPDLAGKLASAGRLTAESTAEQAGAGLDMLTDEERATFTALNDAYTAKFGFPFIIAVKDNTKASIVAAFERRISNDRAAEFAEACVQVERIAQLRLIEKFPT
- a CDS encoding aspartate dehydrogenase, translated to MFLGLIGYGGIAKGLLDLVSRTGVREVTVLVRPSTDVAALAETANKGSDIPVRFVTALDAFAAAKPSLVVECAGHGAVGSHVPDLLRQGLDVVIASIGALADEDLHQKIIKAAQTGKSRFILPSGAIGGLDILRTAAQSGKVDVAYCGIKPALAWTGTPAGDVLDLAALTTATPIFSGSGREAAIAYPKNANVVAALALAGAGFDDMTVELIADPDATSNQHSYTAVSPVCRFSMSIGSVPSAGNVKTSMTTILSILHEITEFETRLAYSSL
- the uraH gene encoding hydroxyisourate hydrolase yields the protein MSGYLTTHVLDTARGCPAQGMKIELYKINGADRVFLKSVATNDDGRTDAQILPAVEFETGIYELVFHAGDYLDRTGTPPEEPRFLDVIPIRFGMSEASHYHVPLLVSPFSYSTYRGS
- a CDS encoding LysR family transcriptional regulator, producing MSYFENIRTFVRVYELGSMSAAGRDLRISPAVTSSRISQLEDHLGVRLFQRTTRNLNATEQGEAFYRGACEVLESIEAAEAQVTDITDSPRGSLYVAAPLGVGRRLIAPQVPAFLAEYPDVSVRLRLTDRKVDLTTEGLDLAYFLGQPEDSNLRIKKIADVQRVLCAAPRYIASHGHPSSGKDLVKDKHECLNLRFPGAKEFQWPLMTASGMKRFPAAGRYESDDGDVLTDWALAGHGIALKPVFEVAQYLKSGALVVVCEDTPPEPIQMACLFTHRRHQDPKTRLFMDFVSDRIAGSFNETA
- a CDS encoding uracil-xanthine permease family protein: MTDASIGTPEQLRDPNYTPALHKAVPLGIQHVLAMFVSNVTPAIIIAGAAGFGFGSDAGAQGFPDMTYLIQMSMLFAGIATLFQTIGLGPVGARLPIVQGTSFAFIPIMIPLVAGKGVEALPALFGGVVIGGLFHTLIATFIGKIRFALPPLVTGLVVTMIGLALVKVGIQYAAGGVPAINKPEYGSLLNWSAALVVIFVTLGLKFYARGMLAVSAVVIGIIVGYFYAMTMGMVTLEGIATSWGRAAPIAFPMPFKFGFEISIAAVVGFCLMAFVSAVETVGDVSGITKGGAGREATDKEISGATYADGVGSAVAGIFGGFPNTSFSQNVGLIAMTGVMSRHVVTIGAVFLIICGLIPKVGAVIRTIPIEVLGGGVIVMFGMVVAAGISMLSDVNWNRRNMVIFAIALSVGLGLQLDPKAVQYLPDTLRILMTSGLLPAALIAIVLNLILPEELSDEATEEVSGGMQGHGEGSLNNK
- a CDS encoding ureidoglycolate lyase, which codes for MTIRIKTSTLTADAFAPYGDVMQASGAPDKMINQGKCGRFHDQAQLDFTDGQAGISIFKGEKETLPLRLEMVERHPMGSQAFVPMSADPFLVVVARDDNGTPQDPVAFITAPGQAINFHRGTWHGVLTPLFEPGLFAVVDRIGDGANLQEHWFETPYIIEE